CATTTTCAATTATCAGCGGGCTATTATTTGATCACATTTTCTACATACAACAGGCAATCTTTATCACCCTTACATAAAGATTGTGTTTCCAATGCCATTCGTTTCTTGGATGGCAAGAAGTATGAACTTTTTGCTTTTGTTATATTAGATGACCATGTTCATCTGCTAATAAATCCTATGGATAGATTACCAAAGATAATGCACAGCATAAAAAGCTTTACCGCGCATGAGATCAACAGAATATCAAATAGAAAAGGTAGGGTATGGCAAGATGAGAGCAATGACAGGGTTATAAGAAACGAGAGCGAGTTTTTAAAGAAACTTAACTATATTGCGAACAATCCAATTAAGGCAAATTTATCAAATAGATATGAGGATTATAAATGGCTATACATAAAGGGGTGGATAGACGATGATTTATAGACAGGCGAGACGCCTGTCCTACCATAATTGACTATCCCCCTGTCATTGCGATGCCGAAGCCTCGGCAGAAGAATATCGTATTTCCCTCTATTAAGAGGGGTCAGGGGTGTGTAATCCCCTCTCCCCTTGTGGGAGAGGGTTTAGGGTGAGGGGGATATAACTTGTCTCATATGTGTTGAACCCATACTGTTACTTGAAAGAAACCGACTTATTAACTATACTACTATATGGCTGTTCCAGAGAAAACACCAACCAATATTCAAACACTACAGGCACAGATTCAGTTCAGCGAGAAGCTTAAATTTGTCTCAAACAAAATCCATTCTGCCAACAATATCAACGAGATATTGATTCAGCTTAAGGATGCAATCCTGAGCCTCTTCGATGCCGAAAGGATTACTATCTATCTCGTTGACCCTGTAAATAAGGAGCTCGTATCGAAATACCTTGTTGGCACAGGCATAAGAGAGATAAGGGTGCCTATCTCCAATTCAAGCATTGCCGGCTACACAGCATATAGTGCAAAGGTGTTGAACATTGCCGATGTATATGACACTATGCAGTTGAAAAAAATAGACCCGAATCTGAATTTCGACAAACACTGGGACCAGAAATCGGGATTCACCTCAAAACAGATGCTTTCAGCTCCGATAATATTCGAGAATAAGATTCTTGGGGTCATTCAGCTGATAAATAAGAAACACGGACCTGCCTTTACGAGATTAGACCAGACAAGCATTCTTGAGATAGCACGAGTGCTGGGCATTGCATTCAGAAACCAGGCAAAGATGATACGCACACGATTTGACTACCTCATAAGCCTAAATGTTATTACCGAAGCCGAATTAAGAACAGCTTTGACCATTGCGAGGGAGCAGAAAAAAGATGTCGAGACGGTCATTATGGAAAATTATAAGGTGAAAAAATCTGATATAGGCGCATCCTTGAGCCAGTTCTATGGCTGTCGCTTCATCGAATACGACCCGAAAATAATCATTCAGAAAGACCTGCTGAAGGGTCTTAACATGGCATACCTGAAAAACTCATTCTGGGTTCCTGTGTCTTTGTCAAATGGAAAAGCCACTATCCTGATAGATAATCCGAGGGACCCAAAAATCATGGAAATAAAAAGCCTGATTAAGGCAAAGGAGTATGAATTTCAGGTGGCTTTAAAAGAGGATATATTAAAATTCCTCCATGTCCTCGAAACGGATACAAAGGAAGGTGGTTCCATTACCGATATACTTTCCGAGATGGATGTCAAGGATGAAAAAAGCGAGGTGGAGACAGAATCGGTAGTCGACGAAAATGCAGGCACTATAGTTCGTCTCGTCAACCAGATATTTATCGAGGGCTATGAAAAGGGTGTCTCTGACATCCATATAGAGCCGAGCAAGGCAAAAAAGACAACATATATCCGCTTCAGGGTTGACGGCATATGCCACAAACATCTCGAGGTTCCATTTAGCTATAGTAGCGCCCTTACATCGAGAGTCAAGATTATGGCTAATTTAGACATCTCCGAAAGAAGACTTCCTCAGGACGGAAAGATTAAATTCATCTATAAGGACACACCAATAGAGCTTCGTGTGGCAACACTGCCAACGGTTGGAGGCGAGGATGTCGTAATAAGAATCCTTGCCTCTTCTAAACCAATGACACTGGAGGCACTGAACCTTTCTGACAACGATTACAAGCGTTTCAAGGAGATACTCTCCTATCCATATGGAATCGTTCTTGTCGTAGGACCCACGGGCTCTGGAAAAACCACGACCCTTCATTCTGCATTGGGTTATATAAACACCCCTGAGAGAAAGATATGGACTGCTGAGGACCCTGTCGAAATAACACAGGAGGGCTTAAGACAGCTTGAGGTTAAACCCAAGATAGACCTGAATTTCGCAAGGGCAATGCGTGCATTTCTAAGGGCAGACCCGGATGTCATCATGGTTGGCGAGATGAGAGACCATGAGACAGCCTCGATAGGCGTCGAGGCATCCCTTACAGGTCATCTTGTCTTCAGCACCCTTCATACAAACAGTGCGCCCGAGACCATTGTCAGGCTCATCGATATGGGAATAGACCCTTTTAATTTTGCAGATGCCCTTCTTGGAATTCTGGCACAGCGACTGGCAAGAACATTATGCAAGAAA
This genomic interval from Nitrospirota bacterium contains the following:
- a CDS encoding transposase, producing MPKISRDISGRQLRPAGQASRLSDISWRRHLPHFQLSAGYYLITFSTYNRQSLSPLHKDCVSNAIRFLDGKKYELFAFVILDDHVHLLINPMDRLPKIMHSIKSFTAHEINRISNRKGRVWQDESNDRVIRNESEFLKKLNYIANNPIKANLSNRYEDYKWLYIKGWIDDDL
- a CDS encoding GspE/PulE family protein codes for the protein MAVPEKTPTNIQTLQAQIQFSEKLKFVSNKIHSANNINEILIQLKDAILSLFDAERITIYLVDPVNKELVSKYLVGTGIREIRVPISNSSIAGYTAYSAKVLNIADVYDTMQLKKIDPNLNFDKHWDQKSGFTSKQMLSAPIIFENKILGVIQLINKKHGPAFTRLDQTSILEIARVLGIAFRNQAKMIRTRFDYLISLNVITEAELRTALTIAREQKKDVETVIMENYKVKKSDIGASLSQFYGCRFIEYDPKIIIQKDLLKGLNMAYLKNSFWVPVSLSNGKATILIDNPRDPKIMEIKSLIKAKEYEFQVALKEDILKFLHVLETDTKEGGSITDILSEMDVKDEKSEVETESVVDENAGTIVRLVNQIFIEGYEKGVSDIHIEPSKAKKTTYIRFRVDGICHKHLEVPFSYSSALTSRVKIMANLDISERRLPQDGKIKFIYKDTPIELRVATLPTVGGEDVVIRILASSKPMTLEALNLSDNDYKRFKEILSYPYGIVLVVGPTGSGKTTTLHSALGYINTPERKIWTAEDPVEITQEGLRQLEVKPKIDLNFARAMRAFLRADPDVIMVGEMRDHETASIGVEASLTGHLVFSTLHTNSAPETIVRLIDMGIDPFNFADALLGILAQRLARTLCKKCKEPYHPSADEFETLGNAYGKEFFSELGIAYDNTLTLYRAKGCDECNHTGYKGRIGLFELLVATKAMKSLMQKKSTAEEIRALAIKDGMRTLFHDGIAKIFKGYTDFKQVRSVCMSQ